From a single Anaerolineaceae bacterium oral taxon 439 genomic region:
- a CDS encoding ABC transporter ATP-binding protein, protein MARLVGLVKPLSGYMALAILMGWLGHLCAAMITVFGAMIILRIASGSPTPLFLTAIVVFAILRTGLRYGEQACNHFIAFKLLALIRDQVFRALRRLSPAKLDGRDKGDLIAVITSDIELLEVFYAHTISPAAIWLLFTITMTFFIGRFHAFLGLLALAAYLTVGLAVPIAASNRNGNDGMKFRAKAGELSAFVLDSLRGLPETIQYGQGASRKAAIDQKSDALSDDEARMKKIAAINQAEAQLIILCFDLLMLFAAAVLFRRGSIDFSGVLIPTVALFASFGPSIALAGLGTTLQNTFAAGNRVLDVLDEEPLIQEINGNPPVSFSGAAAENVSFSYAEEEILKNVSVEIPSGSIIGITGRSGSGKSTLLKLFMRFRDPDSGTVKISDRPVNRIDTANLREIESFVTQETHLFHDSIRNNLRIAKLDASDAEIEAACRMASVHDFILTLPKGYDTPVGELGDTLSGGERQRLGLARAFLHNAPFLLLDEPTSNLDSLNEAVILKSLQSERAGKTIALVSHRQSTVRIADHVVSVDHGRLS, encoded by the coding sequence ATGGCGCGGCTGGTCGGACTGGTCAAACCGCTTTCAGGTTATATGGCGCTGGCGATCCTGATGGGATGGCTGGGGCATCTTTGCGCCGCGATGATTACCGTTTTCGGCGCGATGATCATCCTGAGAATAGCCTCCGGTTCGCCGACGCCGCTTTTTCTTACGGCGATCGTTGTTTTCGCCATCCTTCGGACCGGACTCCGATACGGGGAACAGGCCTGCAACCACTTTATCGCGTTCAAGCTGCTGGCGCTGATCCGCGATCAGGTCTTCCGCGCCCTCCGGCGGCTCAGTCCGGCAAAGTTGGACGGGCGGGATAAAGGCGACCTGATCGCGGTTATAACGTCGGATATCGAGCTCCTCGAGGTCTTCTATGCGCATACGATTTCTCCGGCGGCCATCTGGCTGCTGTTTACCATAACGATGACCTTTTTTATCGGCAGATTTCATGCGTTCCTGGGCCTTCTGGCGCTGGCCGCTTATCTGACCGTCGGGCTCGCAGTTCCGATCGCCGCTTCGAATCGGAACGGGAACGACGGGATGAAATTCCGCGCAAAAGCCGGCGAACTGAGCGCCTTTGTGCTCGACAGCCTGCGCGGTCTTCCCGAAACGATTCAATACGGGCAGGGCGCATCCCGCAAAGCGGCGATCGATCAGAAATCCGACGCGTTGTCGGACGACGAAGCACGGATGAAAAAAATCGCAGCGATAAATCAGGCGGAAGCGCAGCTGATCATCCTGTGCTTCGATTTACTGATGCTCTTTGCGGCTGCCGTCCTCTTCCGACGCGGAAGCATTGATTTCAGCGGCGTCCTCATCCCGACGGTCGCGCTGTTCGCGTCGTTCGGGCCTTCGATCGCGCTCGCCGGACTCGGAACCACGCTTCAGAATACCTTTGCGGCTGGGAACCGCGTTCTCGACGTTCTGGACGAAGAACCGCTGATTCAGGAAATTAACGGCAACCCACCCGTGAGCTTCAGCGGAGCCGCCGCTGAAAACGTATCGTTTTCCTACGCGGAAGAAGAAATCCTGAAGAACGTTTCGGTCGAAATCCCTTCCGGATCGATTATCGGAATTACCGGACGGAGCGGAAGCGGAAAATCGACGCTGCTGAAGCTCTTCATGCGCTTTCGCGACCCGGATTCGGGAACGGTTAAAATCTCGGACAGACCCGTCAACCGGATCGATACGGCGAACCTGCGCGAAATCGAAAGCTTCGTCACGCAGGAAACCCACCTTTTCCACGACAGTATCCGAAACAACCTTCGCATTGCGAAATTGGACGCAAGCGACGCCGAAATCGAAGCTGCCTGCCGGATGGCCTCCGTACATGACTTCATCCTGACGCTCCCGAAAGGATACGATACGCCGGTCGGCGAACTCGGCGATACACTGTCCGGCGGCGAACGCCAGCGGCTCGGACTGGCCCGCGCGTTTCTGCACAACGCGCCTTTCCTCCTCCTGGACGAGCCGACCAGCAATCTCGACAGCCTCAACGAAGCCGTCATCCTGAAATCGCTCCAGTCGGAACGCGCCGGGAAGACGATCGCTCTCGTATCGCACCGGCAATCGACGGTGCGGATCGCCGATCATGTCGTTTCCGTCGACCACGGGAGACTCAGTTAG